The following proteins are encoded in a genomic region of Periophthalmus magnuspinnatus isolate fPerMag1 chromosome 21, fPerMag1.2.pri, whole genome shotgun sequence:
- the LOC117389680 gene encoding rho GTPase-activating protein 6-like, whose translation MSAQGLLSSVFSCSLSPKSMSKRRLRQTRSLDPALIRHFGNEDEKPKKPYTIQDDFTWNSESGQSVGLKPVPLQSLSELERVRLQDVAFRRLLQDCDLGCHITIPKYDQKHKKSLRQKLDSLSKEKHKDKESSPQAFGIALSQVIANDRVHKQRHDPLRAEHSDPSELMLSFLHLTSSFKRTNKDLSSSNSSLSSTCETPNESPQRSTPDPAPRTRRRGGVSVDCITDLDDNQSRLLEALQLSLPVERKKRHDKKLSLNPIYRQVPRVVDLCCQHLEKYGLQTVGIFRVGSSKKRVRQLREDFDQGWEVNLDEEHSVHDIAALLKEFLRDMPDPLLTRELYTAFIHTMMLDFSDQDRVIQLLLFLLPPCNSDTLQRLLCLLSTVAKHSKDTVDKERHEVTGNKMTSLNLATIFGPNLLHKLKSSDKEFVVESLARVEESTAIISLVQKMIDTYDTLFMVPADLQNEVLKSLLETDPDVVDYLLRRKASHNSHPDLIRPEEHLCLTGRCLSSDSIKASSGEVSPYDNNSPVFSNHRMCEYTGDSNSLSSKPTDHSSGNSSPTLSSDKLVTNDPFWDDWHELFHQDFRGHHITGSAGDASECESYGSSEGLSSHQGNNKPPVTTTKTLLGGLEFKPHLPVTRSSSGPQDHRGQRQTESLLHQGESGQSGALSSENLAERTGHSAGPFFKVRTDGHSPLYHCAALRESHISHSTPSLVKYQPQGLDFQSQHLSQQNTDSQTVPTAHLPKPGQGGADPTALAWNSDRWHMWKILSKENADTLPETLV comes from the exons GATGACTTCACCTGGAACAGCGAGTCAGGGCAGAGTGTTGGACTGAAGCCAGTCCCACTGCAAAGCCTCTCGGAGCTGGAGAGGGTTCGTCTGCAGGATGTGGCCTTCAGGAGACTGCTGCAGGACTGTGACCTTGGCTGCCACATCACCATACCTAAGt ATGACCAGAAGCACAAGAAGTCCCTGAGGCAGAAACTGGATTCATTATCCAAAGAGAAACACAAAGACAAAG AGTCTTCGCCTCAAGCGTTTGGTATTGCACTGTCCCAGGTCATAGCCAACGACCGTGTGCACAAACAGCGGCACGATCCCCTTAGGGCCGAGCACAGCGATCCCAGTGAGCTGATGCTCTCCTTCCTCCACCTCACATCCAGCTTCAAAAGGACCAACAAAGACCTGTCCAGCAGCAACTCGTCTCTGAGCTCGACGTGTGAGACCCCTAATGAGTCCCCTCAACGCAGTACACCCGACCCCGCTCCCAGGACGCGCAGGAGG GGTGGAGTGTCTGTAGATTGCATCACTGACCTTGATGATAACCAGTCCCGTCTACTGGAGGCCCTGCAGCTGTCTCTGCCGGTGGAGAGGAAGAAGCGCCACGACAAAAAACTCAGCCTCAACCCCATTTACAGACAGGTGCCCCGAGTGGTTGATCTCTGCTGCCAACACCTGGAAAAATATG GACTCCAGACTGTGGGCATATTTCGTGTGGGAAGTTCAAAGAAAAGAGTTAGGCAG CTTCGTGAGGATTTTGACCAAGGGTGGGAGGTCAATTTAGATGAGGAGCACAGTGTCCACGATATAGCAGCGCTGCTCAAAGAGTTTCTCAGGGACATGCCAGACCCACTTCTGACAAGAGAGCTCTACACGGCTTTTATCCATACAATGA TGCTGGATTTCTCAGATCAGGACAGAGTCATTCAGCTCCTGCTCTTTCTGCTCCCACCGTGTAACAGCGACACACTACAGCGGCTGCTTTGTTTGTTGTCAACTGTGGCTAAACATTCAAAAGACACCGTGGACAAAGAGAGACATGAG GTAACAGGAAACAAGATGACGTCGCTCAATTTAGCCACCATATTTGGACCAAACTTGTTACATAAGCTCAAGAGCTCGGACAAGGAGTTCGTGGTGGAGAGTTTGGCCCGTGTGGAGGAGAGCACAGCCATCATCAGCCTGGTGCAGAAAATGATCGATACATATGACACTCTATTTATG GTCCCAGCTGACCTGCAGAATGAAGTACTGAAAAGTTTGCTTGAAACCGATCCGGATGTTGTTGATTACCTTCTGAGGAGAAAAGCCTCGCACAATTC ACATCCAGATCTCATTAGACCAGAGGAGCACTTGTGTCTGACTGGCAGGTGCTTATCCAGTGACTCTATCAAAGCATCGAGTGGAGAGGTGTCTCCCTATGACAACAACTCGCCAGTCTTCTCCAATCACCGGATGTGCGAATACACCGGAGACAGCAACTCACTGTCATCCAAGCCCACAGACCACTCTTCAGGCAATAGTTCTCCTACACTTTCATCAGACAAGCTAG TCACCAATGACCCTTTCTGGGACGACTGGCATGAATTGTTCCACCAGGACTTCAGAGGTCATCACATCACCG GCTCTGCTGGAGATGCGTCGGAATGTGAGTCGTATGGATCATCCGAGGGGCTGAGCAGTCACCAAGGCAACAACAAACCACCCGTCACCACAACAAAAACCTTATTGGGTGGGCTGGAATTCAAGCCACACCTCCCAGTGACTCGGAGCAGCAGCGGGCCTCAAgaccacagaggacagagacaaacagaatcACTATTACATCAAGGAGAGAGCGGCCAATCAGGAGCACTCAGTTCAGAAAACCTGGCAGAAAGGACAGGGCACTCAGCGGGGCCATTTTTTAAGGTCAGGACAGATGGCCACTCTCCTCTTTATCACTGTGCAGCGTTGAGAGAGAGCCACATTTCTCACTCCACACCTTCACTTGTTAAATATCAGCCACAAGGTCTTGACTTTCAGAGCCAGCATTTGTCCCAACAGAACACGGATTCCCAGACTGTGCCCACTGCCCATTTGCCAAAGCCAGGGCAGGGAGGAGCAGACCCCACTGCACTTGCCTGGAACTCCGACAGGTGGCATATGTGGAAAATATTGTCCAAGGAAAATGCGGACACCCTGCCAGAAACACTAGTGTGa